One stretch of Leadbetterella byssophila DSM 17132 DNA includes these proteins:
- a CDS encoding DoxX family protein, with protein MLDYFKNKDVGLLLARIAIGFPMLFYGVGKVINGIEPIKEMVVQSHLPGFLAYGVYIGEVLAPLMMIAGIYARWAALVFAFNCLCALVIGQSSYLFKLNDFGGWAVELLVMYMLVGLSLFFTGGGKYSLSKK; from the coding sequence ATGTTAGATTATTTTAAAAATAAGGATGTAGGTCTATTACTGGCTAGAATTGCCATTGGCTTTCCTATGCTTTTTTATGGAGTGGGAAAGGTGATAAATGGGATTGAGCCCATTAAGGAAATGGTTGTGCAATCTCACCTTCCCGGCTTTTTAGCATACGGTGTGTATATTGGTGAGGTTTTAGCTCCCTTGATGATGATTGCGGGAATCTATGCGCGATGGGCCGCTTTGGTCTTCGCTTTCAATTGCCTCTGTGCCTTGGTGATTGGTCAGTCATCCTATCTATTTAAACTAAATGACTTTGGGGGTTGGGCAGTGGAATTACTGGTGATGTATATGCTAGTAGGACTAAGCCTGTTCTTCACAGGTGGAGGGAAGTATTCCCTTTCTAAAAAATGA
- the ruvB gene encoding Holliday junction branch migration DNA helicase RuvB, which produces MRQDFLKGDSESPKDKELEKALRPLSFDDFAGQDKILENLKVFVLAAKMRSEALDHVLLHGPPGLGKTTLSHIIANELGANLKITSGPVLDKPSDLAGLLTSLEQNDVLFIDEIHRLNPIVEEYLYSAMEDYKIDIMLDSGPNARSVQIGLNPFTLIGATTRSGLLTSPLRARFGINSRLEYYDAQLLSKILVRSASILQTPIDEDGAYEIARRSRGTPRIANNLLRRTRDFAQVKGEGVITVEIAKMALAALDVDQDGLDEMDNRILSTIIEKFKGGPVGLGTIATAVGEEAETIEEVYEPFLIQEGFLKRTARGREATEKAYKHLNLVPKYRTGELF; this is translated from the coding sequence ATGAGACAGGACTTTTTAAAGGGCGATAGTGAGTCCCCAAAGGACAAGGAGTTGGAGAAGGCCCTTCGGCCCCTGAGCTTTGATGATTTTGCAGGTCAGGACAAGATTTTAGAGAATCTTAAGGTCTTTGTATTGGCTGCCAAAATGCGTTCAGAGGCATTAGATCATGTCCTCCTTCATGGACCTCCAGGCTTGGGTAAAACTACGCTATCGCATATTATAGCAAATGAATTAGGGGCTAATCTCAAGATTACTTCAGGCCCCGTCCTAGATAAGCCTAGTGACCTAGCAGGCCTTCTAACATCTTTGGAACAAAATGATGTCCTGTTTATCGATGAGATCCATCGTCTAAATCCTATTGTGGAAGAATATCTCTATTCCGCCATGGAGGATTACAAGATAGACATCATGTTAGATAGTGGGCCAAATGCTCGATCAGTTCAGATAGGTCTGAATCCTTTTACGCTCATCGGTGCTACTACGCGTTCGGGTCTACTAACATCTCCCTTAAGAGCTAGATTTGGTATCAATTCCCGACTGGAATATTATGATGCCCAATTGCTCTCAAAGATCTTAGTGCGCTCTGCAAGTATACTTCAAACGCCCATAGACGAAGACGGTGCATACGAGATAGCCAGACGCAGTAGGGGCACGCCTAGAATAGCCAATAACCTCTTGAGAAGAACGAGGGACTTCGCCCAAGTGAAAGGAGAAGGAGTCATTACCGTGGAAATAGCTAAGATGGCACTAGCTGCTCTGGATGTGGATCAAGATGGTTTGGACGAGATGGACAACCGTATCCTGAGTACTATTATAGAAAAATTCAAAGGGGGGCCGGTGGGCCTAGGAACCATTGCCACTGCGGTAGGTGAAGAAGCGGAAACCATTGAGGAAGTTTATGAGCCATTCTTGATCCAAGAAGGATTCTTAAAGAGAACTGCCAGAGGTAGAGAGGCAACTGAGAAAGCATATAAACACCTAAATTTGGTGCCAAAATATAGGACTGGAGAATTGTTTTAG
- a CDS encoding capsule assembly Wzi family protein, translated as MSKRLLLSVLFLGLKWLNAQTSFIPLNHDSEHFLNRLEVKTGRLSNEFHSGIKPWSRQAVAAYIQAISSEEYYSLNKFDRKNIDFIRNDNWEYISNDSSDSRPILKYIFRKKNDFLHYSDDDFDIHASPILYLDYGQNSAYGNWESKNVFNNTRGVEIRGRINKKIGFYTMMTDNITAAQNYQTAYFQGAGAFPYESFIKIKNDDSTQMQMNYFQALGYITFKPVKSLQLTFGHDKNFIGHGERSLILSDFSAPYLQARLDLKLGRFQYQNIYGQMTNRQVEIVQYSQETNKPKYMALHHLNANITSKLNVGIFESVMFGNRKIGFDLNYLNPVIFYRFIEGYLGSSDNAIVGLDFKWKVFKTASLYGQFVLDEFNKEEFKKDKWWARKYAWQLGAKYYDAFSIPQLDLQVEYNRVRPYTYSHFSTYSNYVNYNLPVAHPLGANFTETLAKVQYQPSQKWSIRLTGNFAFKGVDTDSTNHGGDIQKINNVNRPGNYGIKHRQGFSNRIQFFEARLSYMPWHNIYADAVYRIRKDSFVKEGTENIFTLGIRWNFPYRSYMF; from the coding sequence ATGAGTAAAAGACTGCTTCTTTCAGTCCTATTCCTAGGTTTAAAGTGGTTGAACGCACAAACTTCCTTTATTCCTCTGAACCATGATTCTGAACATTTTTTGAACAGACTGGAAGTAAAAACCGGCAGGTTATCCAATGAGTTTCATTCCGGCATTAAACCTTGGTCCAGACAGGCAGTGGCTGCGTATATACAAGCCATAAGCTCAGAGGAATATTATAGTTTAAATAAATTCGATCGAAAAAACATCGATTTTATTCGGAATGACAATTGGGAGTACATCTCAAATGATAGCAGTGATAGTCGCCCAATTTTGAAATACATCTTCCGAAAGAAAAACGACTTCCTTCACTATAGCGACGATGACTTTGACATTCACGCATCCCCCATCTTGTATCTGGATTATGGACAAAATTCCGCTTACGGAAACTGGGAAAGTAAGAATGTATTTAACAATACCAGAGGGGTAGAAATTAGAGGTAGAATCAATAAGAAAATTGGGTTCTACACCATGATGACGGACAACATCACTGCTGCACAAAACTACCAAACCGCCTACTTCCAGGGTGCAGGTGCGTTCCCGTACGAGTCCTTTATCAAGATTAAAAACGACGACAGCACCCAAATGCAGATGAACTATTTCCAGGCTTTGGGTTATATCACCTTTAAACCTGTTAAAAGTTTACAACTGACCTTCGGACATGATAAAAACTTCATAGGACATGGAGAAAGATCTCTGATCTTAAGTGATTTCAGTGCCCCTTATCTTCAGGCCAGATTGGATCTCAAATTAGGGCGATTCCAATACCAGAACATCTATGGACAGATGACGAACCGTCAAGTGGAAATAGTCCAGTACAGCCAAGAGACCAATAAACCAAAATACATGGCACTCCATCACCTGAATGCCAATATCACCTCCAAACTGAATGTAGGTATATTTGAAAGTGTGATGTTTGGGAACCGTAAAATAGGATTTGATTTGAATTACCTTAATCCAGTCATCTTCTACCGCTTTATAGAGGGGTATTTAGGTAGTTCAGACAACGCCATAGTAGGTTTAGACTTCAAATGGAAAGTATTCAAAACGGCTAGTCTATATGGCCAATTTGTACTTGACGAATTCAATAAAGAAGAATTCAAAAAAGACAAATGGTGGGCAAGGAAGTATGCTTGGCAACTAGGAGCCAAATACTACGATGCCTTCAGCATACCACAATTAGATTTACAAGTAGAGTACAACCGTGTAAGGCCATATACTTATTCGCATTTTTCTACTTATTCTAACTACGTCAATTATAACCTACCTGTAGCGCATCCATTGGGAGCAAACTTTACAGAGACTTTGGCCAAAGTTCAGTACCAGCCTTCACAAAAATGGAGCATACGTTTGACGGGTAACTTTGCCTTCAAAGGCGTAGATACAGACAGTACTAACCACGGAGGAGATATCCAAAAAATCAATAATGTGAATAGGCCAGGAAATTACGGGATCAAACACCGTCAAGGTTTCTCAAACCGTATTCAATTCTTTGAGGCAAGGTTATCCTACATGCCATGGCATAATATATACGCAGACGCTGTATACAGAATACGGAAGGATTCCTTTGTAAAGGAAGGAACAGAGAATATCTTTACATTAGGAATAAGATGGAACTTCCCTTATAGATCCTATATGTTCTAA
- a CDS encoding 4-hydroxy-3-methylbut-2-enyl diphosphate reductase produces the protein MKTFDIPVKYKSPVISRIKETRRAKDKLKRDFKPTVLEFEKVSVLIARHFGFCYGVENAVEIAYRTIQEHRDKRVFLLSEMIHNPDVNADLQAEGVKFLMDTQGNRLVDFNTLTPEDIVIVPAFGTTIEIQKDLSDRGIDPYKYDTTCPFVEKVWNRANQIGERGYTVVVHGKPKHEETRATFSHSNASANTVVIKDIQEARELAQFIRKERPVEEFYERFAGRYSEGFDPEKHLEKLGVVNQTTMLATETQEIANYLKEELVKYYGLDEVTLPQYFASTKDTLCYATNDNQDATLALLKEEADLAIVVGGYNSSNTSHLVELLEEKVPTYFIKSATGILSEREILHFHEGHEQVSVNFLGEKAHTRIILTCGASCPDAVVEEVLVRLLELFGEEGYLESSLEKSLSKF, from the coding sequence ATGAAGACCTTTGATATTCCTGTTAAATATAAAAGCCCGGTAATTTCTAGAATCAAAGAAACCAGAAGGGCGAAAGATAAATTGAAGCGCGACTTTAAGCCTACCGTTTTGGAGTTTGAGAAGGTCAGTGTTTTGATAGCTCGCCACTTTGGATTCTGCTATGGAGTAGAAAATGCAGTGGAGATAGCGTATAGGACCATTCAGGAGCATCGTGACAAAAGGGTTTTTCTTTTAAGTGAAATGATCCACAATCCGGATGTAAATGCGGATTTACAAGCCGAAGGGGTGAAGTTTCTGATGGATACCCAAGGGAATAGGTTGGTCGACTTCAATACACTTACCCCAGAAGACATTGTTATAGTACCGGCTTTTGGTACTACCATAGAGATTCAGAAGGATTTGTCAGATCGAGGCATAGATCCCTATAAGTATGATACCACATGTCCATTCGTAGAAAAGGTTTGGAACAGGGCAAATCAAATTGGGGAAAGAGGTTATACGGTTGTGGTTCATGGTAAGCCGAAGCACGAGGAAACCCGCGCTACTTTTTCGCACAGTAATGCATCTGCGAATACGGTAGTGATCAAGGATATTCAGGAGGCTAGAGAATTAGCTCAGTTTATTCGTAAGGAGAGGCCGGTAGAGGAATTTTATGAACGATTTGCGGGCAGGTATTCTGAGGGTTTTGATCCGGAAAAGCACCTGGAGAAGCTGGGGGTAGTCAATCAGACTACGATGCTGGCCACCGAGACTCAGGAAATAGCCAATTATCTGAAAGAAGAGTTGGTAAAGTACTATGGTCTGGATGAGGTGACCTTGCCGCAATACTTCGCTAGTACAAAGGATACCTTGTGTTATGCCACGAACGATAATCAGGATGCCACATTAGCTTTATTGAAGGAAGAGGCGGATTTGGCCATAGTGGTAGGGGGGTATAACAGTTCGAATACATCCCATCTAGTGGAGTTATTAGAGGAAAAGGTGCCCACGTACTTTATTAAGTCCGCTACGGGTATTTTATCAGAAAGGGAGATCTTGCATTTCCATGAGGGGCATGAGCAGGTGAGTGTTAATTTTCTAGGCGAGAAAGCGCACACGCGCATTATTTTGACTTGTGGGGCTTCGTGTCCGGACGCGGTGGTGGAAGAGGTATTGGTGCGCTTGTTGGAGTTGTTTGGAGAGGAGGGGTATTTGGAGTCTTCTTTAGAAAAAAGTCTATCGAAATTTTGA